One genomic segment of Hydra vulgaris chromosome 14, alternate assembly HydraT2T_AEP includes these proteins:
- the LOC136091049 gene encoding histone-lysine N-methyltransferase SETMAR-like — MATQPTIIQSCLLYEFKLGRNATQAAKNICTAFGEGTVSERTAQKWFQRFSSGDESIEDLPRSGRPLLVDEDELKDAVESDSSQTCQELAVRFAVSVETIRLHLHAIGKAWKLSRWVPHKLSIDNKKQRLTICTSLLSRHNFEPFLDRLLTCDKKWIVYNNTKRCYHWLSPDDPIPKTPKPNLHERKVLLCIWWTTAGVVHYKLLPTGQTITGLVYSAQLQRVHDLLLVKQPALVHRRGVLLLHDNARPHTARVTQDKLQSLGWESLPHPPYSPDLSPTDFHFFLSLGNHLKGQQFRNQDAVEMELKAFIDSKDREFFRSGINKLVLRWEKVLDANGDYFDE; from the coding sequence ATGGCAACCCAACCAACGATTATTCAATCTTGCTTACTTTACGAGTTCAAACTTGGAAGGAATGCAACACAAGCGGCCAAAAACATCTGCACAGCATTTGGAGAAGGTACAGTAAGTGAACGCACAGCACAGAAGTGGTTTCAGCGATTCTCTTCGGGAGATGAGTCCATCGAAGACCTGCCGCGTTCTGGACGCCCATTGTTGGTTGATGAGGATGAACTGAAGGACGCTGTCGAGTCTGACTCCAGCCAAACTTGCCAAGAACTTGCAGTGAGGTTTGCTGTGAGTGTTGAAACCATCCGCCTGCATCTGCATGCGATTGGGAAAGCGTGGAAGCTGAGTCGGTGGGTTCCGCACAAATTGTCGATCGACAACAAGAAGCAACGGCTTACGATCTGCACATCACTCTTATCACGCCACAATTTTGAGCCTTTTCTTGATCGTTTATTGACATGCGACAAAAAATGGATTGTGTACAACAATACCAAGCGTTGCTACCATTGGTTGTCCCCCGATGACCCCATCCCAAAGACACCCAAGCCCAATCTCCACGAGCGGAAGGTTTTGCTCTGCATTTGGTGGACTACAGCTGGTGTGGTGCATTACAAGCTGCTCCCAACAGGCCAAACCATTACTGGACTGGTCTACTCAGCACAGCTGCAACGAGTTCACGACCTGTTGCTTGTAAAGCAGCCTGCACTGGTGCACAGGAGAGGAGTTCTGCTTCTCCACGACAACGCGAGACCGCACACCGCTCGCGTGACTCAGGACAAGCTCCAAAGCCTTGGTTGGGAGAGTTTGCCTCATCCACCATACTCGCCAGACCTCTCCCCTACTGATTTCCATTTTTTCCTTTCCCTGGGAAATCATTTAAAAGGACAGCAGTTCCGTAACCAGGACGCGGTTGAAATGGAGTTGAAAGCTTTTATAGACTCAAAGGACCGAGAATTTTTTAGAAGTGGAATAAATAAGCTTGTTTTACGTTGGGAAAAGGTTTTAGATGCTAATGGTGACTATTTTGATGAATAA